The following are encoded together in the Streptomyces tsukubensis genome:
- a CDS encoding substrate-binding domain-containing protein, with amino-acid sequence MRFHVSQRRARVLELLRERGQTQVTELAEELGVSVVTLRRDVEALAADGKVERLHGAVLWPGVPEPAVAADDLVIGMVVPTTGYYYADVLRGAREVVEAHGARLTVGLTHYLPGEDATQAERLLAGGAEGLLLTPAWETGAPAAGEGAWIAELGPPTVLVERSAPPGHPAAALDRVRSDHAHGAAEAVSHLAGLGHTKIALAIQTSPTSHALRVGYRAAVDSLGLKDAPPSPLDSAPSHTESDRFDRTLGYLRDAVEKHGVTAALVQSDSDAIVLVPRLLARGIRVPQDLAVVAYDDEVAGLADPPLTAVAPMKRDVGARAAELLLARIAAGRTGAGTTTTTPVAAQHIDVMPELRVRASSGRQVDGRAAQVGEHQ; translated from the coding sequence ATGCGGTTCCATGTCAGTCAGCGGCGCGCGCGTGTGCTCGAACTCCTGCGGGAGCGCGGCCAGACGCAGGTGACCGAGTTGGCCGAGGAACTGGGCGTCTCCGTCGTCACCCTGCGCAGAGACGTGGAGGCCCTGGCCGCCGACGGCAAGGTGGAGCGGCTGCACGGCGCGGTGCTGTGGCCCGGTGTACCCGAACCAGCGGTGGCGGCGGACGACCTGGTGATCGGCATGGTCGTGCCGACCACGGGCTACTACTACGCCGACGTGCTGCGCGGCGCCCGTGAGGTGGTCGAGGCGCACGGGGCGAGGCTCACCGTCGGGCTCACCCATTATCTGCCGGGCGAGGACGCGACCCAGGCGGAACGTCTGCTGGCCGGCGGGGCCGAGGGGCTGCTGCTCACGCCGGCCTGGGAGACGGGCGCACCGGCCGCGGGCGAAGGGGCCTGGATCGCCGAACTCGGCCCGCCGACCGTGCTGGTGGAGCGTTCGGCGCCGCCAGGGCACCCCGCGGCGGCGCTCGACCGGGTGCGCTCGGACCACGCGCACGGGGCCGCGGAGGCCGTCAGCCACTTGGCCGGGCTCGGGCACACGAAGATCGCCCTGGCCATCCAGACGAGCCCGACCAGTCACGCGCTGCGGGTGGGGTACAGGGCCGCGGTCGACTCGCTGGGGCTGAAGGACGCGCCGCCCTCACCGCTCGACAGCGCGCCTTCACACACGGAGAGCGACCGTTTCGACAGGACACTCGGATACCTCCGCGACGCGGTCGAGAAGCACGGCGTCACCGCTGCCCTCGTACAGAGCGACTCGGACGCCATCGTGCTCGTGCCCAGGCTGCTCGCGCGGGGGATCCGCGTGCCGCAGGACCTGGCGGTCGTCGCGTACGACGACGAGGTGGCCGGTCTCGCCGATCCGCCCCTGACAGCGGTGGCCCCGATGAAGCGGGATGTCGGCGCGCGCGCCGCCGAACTGCTGCTCGCCAGGATCGCCGCGGGACGGACGGGCGCCGGGACCACGACGACGACCCCGGTCGCCGCCCAACACATCGACGTCATGCCGGAGTTGAGGGTACGTGCCTCCAGCGGACGGCAGGTGGACGGCCGTGCCGCACAGGTGGGAGAGCACCAGTAG
- a CDS encoding GntR family transcriptional regulator — MDHPHSQAPGAPVRSGIPEHGRIPKYYAVKARVALLVDTMDEGESLPTERDLAARYEVARETVRQALRDLLLEGRLRRQGRGTVVAGPKLEQPLSLASYTEGVRRQGRTPGRRLISLERFPCPPALSEETGIERGEPVWHLERLLLADDERVGLESTYVAVARVPGLESEFEPDSSFYSYLRERRGITFGEADERIETVLAAPREALLIGTSPALPMLLIHRFSRDSEGLPLERVRTLFRGDRFSFTTRLSSYA, encoded by the coding sequence GTGGATCACCCGCACAGCCAGGCACCTGGCGCACCTGTCCGCTCCGGTATCCCGGAGCACGGCCGTATACCCAAGTACTACGCGGTCAAGGCGCGAGTCGCCCTGCTCGTGGACACCATGGACGAGGGGGAGTCCCTGCCCACCGAGCGCGATCTGGCCGCACGGTACGAGGTCGCCAGGGAGACCGTCCGGCAGGCGTTGCGCGATCTGCTCCTCGAAGGCAGGTTGCGCAGACAGGGGCGCGGCACGGTGGTGGCGGGGCCCAAGCTCGAACAGCCTCTCTCGCTCGCCAGCTACACCGAAGGCGTGCGCCGCCAGGGCCGTACGCCGGGGCGCCGCCTCATCTCGCTGGAGCGTTTTCCGTGCCCGCCCGCGCTGTCCGAGGAGACGGGGATCGAACGCGGCGAACCCGTCTGGCACCTGGAACGTCTGCTGCTCGCCGACGACGAGCGTGTCGGTCTGGAGAGCACCTATGTGGCGGTGGCCAGGGTCCCCGGGCTGGAGAGCGAGTTCGAGCCGGACTCCTCCTTCTACTCCTACCTCCGCGAGCGCCGGGGGATCACCTTCGGGGAGGCGGACGAGCGGATCGAGACCGTTCTCGCCGCGCCCCGCGAGGCGCTGCTCATCGGTACGTCGCCCGCACTGCCGATGCTGCTGATCCACCGGTTCTCACGGGACTCGGAGGGGCTGCCCCTTGAACGGGTGCGGACCCTCTTCAGGGGTGACCGCTTCAGTTTCACGACCCGGCTCTCCTCGTATGCGTGA
- a CDS encoding ABC transporter permease encodes MLVHSRAGRWCTWALFLVLFLPLFALPLLVILAASFSTNWSGALPSGPTADHYTAAAGGDSLHALTVSLVTAVTASVLALVAGAWAALAAASLGRRARRLMDALFVLPVAVPSVVVGLAVLVAFSRPPVLLNGTSAIVILAHTVLVTAFAHQSVSAAVRRLDPCYEQAAASLGARPSYVLWRVRLPLLLPSLTAAAGLCFALSMGELSATMMLYPPDWTPLPVQIFAATDRGSLFTGAAVAVVLMAATLAVLFAVSRIRTRASYR; translated from the coding sequence GTGCTGGTGCATAGCCGAGCGGGCAGGTGGTGCACCTGGGCCCTCTTCCTCGTCCTCTTCCTGCCGCTCTTCGCGCTGCCGCTGCTGGTGATCCTGGCGGCGTCCTTCTCCACCAACTGGTCGGGGGCGCTGCCCTCCGGGCCCACCGCCGACCACTACACCGCGGCGGCGGGAGGCGATTCCCTGCACGCCCTGACCGTCAGTCTCGTCACAGCGGTGACGGCCAGTGTGCTCGCCCTGGTCGCGGGGGCCTGGGCCGCCCTCGCCGCCGCGTCTCTCGGCAGAAGGGCGAGGCGGCTGATGGACGCCCTGTTCGTCCTCCCGGTCGCCGTGCCGTCCGTGGTGGTGGGGCTGGCCGTACTCGTGGCCTTCAGCAGGCCGCCCGTCCTGCTCAACGGCACCTCCGCCATCGTGATCCTCGCGCACACCGTCCTCGTGACCGCCTTCGCCCACCAGTCGGTCTCCGCGGCGGTACGCCGACTCGACCCCTGCTACGAACAGGCCGCCGCCTCCCTCGGCGCCCGGCCCTCCTACGTCCTGTGGCGCGTCAGACTGCCGTTGCTGCTGCCCTCGCTCACGGCGGCGGCCGGACTCTGTTTCGCCCTGTCCATGGGCGAGTTGAGCGCCACGATGATGCTCTATCCGCCCGACTGGACGCCCCTGCCCGTCCAGATCTTCGCGGCCACCGACCGGGGGTCGCTCTTCACGGGGGCGGCCGTCGCCGTGGTGCTGATGGCCGCCACGCTCGCTGTCCTCTTCGCGGTCTCCAGGATCCGCACACGCGCCTCGTACCGCTGA
- a CDS encoding MIP family channel protein has product MSTEATVPRDARGRGTTSRRRSIPGPVSPSALVAEFFGTLALVFFAVGTAIFAKPFVGVLGIALAFGFVLLALVYAIGPISGAHVNPAVTLGMVLARRVSPLTGICYWVAQFAGGLAAAGLLAWLANSVPAFKIAGRGAFGSDGYGNESLLHITMGGAFLAETILTALLVFVVLCTTHKKGAKGFDGLPIGLSLTVIHLMGIPLTGTSVNPARALGPAVFADNNAMSQVWLFLVAPLAGAIVAVLVHLATHGLPGAGADRVADGDTPGGSGEGALRPRHDDASVGADGPDGMDGTDDVTGGGAGRGTPDNPPGVGGKEER; this is encoded by the coding sequence ATGAGCACTGAAGCCACAGTCCCCCGGGACGCCAGGGGGCGAGGCACCACCTCCCGCCGCCGGTCGATCCCGGGGCCGGTGAGTCCCAGCGCGCTCGTCGCCGAGTTCTTCGGCACGCTGGCGCTGGTCTTCTTCGCGGTCGGAACCGCGATCTTCGCCAAACCCTTCGTCGGCGTCCTCGGCATCGCCCTGGCCTTCGGTTTCGTCCTGCTCGCGCTCGTGTACGCGATCGGTCCGATCTCCGGCGCGCACGTCAACCCCGCCGTCACCCTCGGTATGGTGCTGGCCCGCAGGGTGAGCCCCTTGACCGGGATCTGCTACTGGGTCGCCCAGTTCGCGGGCGGCCTCGCCGCCGCGGGGCTGCTCGCCTGGCTGGCCAACTCGGTCCCTGCCTTCAAGATCGCGGGTCGCGGCGCTTTCGGGTCCGACGGCTACGGGAACGAGTCCCTCCTCCACATCACCATGGGCGGCGCCTTCCTGGCGGAGACGATCCTGACGGCACTGCTCGTCTTCGTCGTGCTGTGTACCACGCACAAAAAGGGAGCCAAGGGGTTCGACGGCCTGCCGATCGGTCTCAGCCTCACCGTCATCCACCTCATGGGCATCCCTCTGACGGGCACCTCGGTGAACCCGGCACGCGCGCTGGGCCCGGCCGTATTCGCCGACAACAACGCGATGAGCCAGGTCTGGTTGTTCCTCGTCGCACCGTTGGCGGGCGCGATCGTCGCGGTCCTCGTCCATCTCGCGACACACGGGCTGCCGGGAGCCGGGGCGGACCGTGTCGCCGACGGAGACACCCCCGGCGGCAGCGGCGAAGGCGCACTGCGCCCCCGCCACGACGACGCCTCCGTCGGCGCCGACGGGCCGGACGGCATGGACGGCACTGACGACGTCACCGGCGGTGGTGCGGGCCGGGGCACGCCGGACAATCCCCCGGGCGTCGGAGGGAAAGAAGAACGGTAG
- a CDS encoding MarR family winged helix-turn-helix transcriptional regulator, producing MTATRPFTLEALPEPEASGPLAPVREALLGLVGEYLLDFEQAAESEQLTQAQARVLGFAVRGMSMRQIAHQFGCDPSNITGKVDRLVALGLVERRPDPRDARIKRVVATDKGRAKAVRLCERRTWLSTALGRLESDEVAHVQHALGLLGRMAQKSGPEQKSGPQLKSGPGPKSGPQLKSGPGPKSGPEPEAR from the coding sequence ATGACAGCGACGCGTCCGTTCACTCTGGAGGCCCTCCCCGAACCCGAGGCCTCGGGTCCGCTGGCGCCCGTACGGGAGGCGCTGCTCGGGCTGGTCGGTGAGTATCTGCTCGACTTCGAACAGGCGGCGGAGTCGGAGCAGCTCACCCAGGCCCAGGCGCGCGTGCTCGGGTTCGCGGTGCGTGGGATGTCGATGCGGCAGATCGCCCATCAGTTCGGCTGCGATCCGTCCAACATCACGGGAAAGGTCGACAGGCTCGTCGCGCTCGGGCTGGTCGAACGGCGGCCCGATCCGCGCGACGCCAGGATCAAACGCGTGGTGGCGACGGACAAGGGCAGGGCGAAAGCCGTACGGCTCTGCGAGCGCCGCACCTGGCTCTCCACCGCGCTCGGCCGCCTGGAAAGCGACGAGGTGGCCCACGTCCAGCACGCGCTCGGGCTGTTGGGGCGCATGGCGCAGAAGTCCGGTCCGGAGCAGAAGTCCGGGCCACAGCTGAAGTCCGGGCCGGGCCCGAAGTCCGGGCCACAGCTGAAGTCCGGGCCGGGCCCCAAATCAGGGCCGGAGCCCGAGGCGCGCTGA
- a CDS encoding polysaccharide lyase 8 family protein has product MTTSWSRRGFLAVSGGAALATGIASPASGSALSTAGGTVVAGAAVAGDEFDTLRLRWRTLLLGEGFSPTAEPYRGKLRAIGETATRYRTSMSPTKGSLWSDAVYGDPDPDTDTESYGYSEQLQNSYKRLKAMAEAYCQPGTGVTGDAALNSALLTGLDHLHDEVYNATQKSYGNWYNWQIGAPQALLDICVLMYDRLTADRISASCAAVDHFVPDSLVSDYTGTSTGANRIDLCRVLALRGIVGGSAAKLALASKAISPVFPYVTSGDGLYADGSLIQHTYVPYTGSYGAVLIDGLSKLFALLGGSTWAITDPNRQIFLDAVESAYGPFLHNGLVMDDVSGRAVSRGLMLPVSDTSQQDDHWRGHAIIGSVLLLGEGASPEENARWKALAKGWFTRDRYRDVTGGDTLPVAALSRVTALLGDSAVKPAAEPLGHRVFPGMDRAVHRTKDFTASLSMASKRVTYYENGNGENLRGWHSGSGMLYWWNDDTTLDGQYSDGFWPTVDPYRLPGTTASAKPLSDGQGGTWGAPRPSTAWAGGASDGTCATLGQNLVGLGSTMVAKKSWFFAGDSVVCLGAAISADDGAGVVTVIDNRGIGAEGTAVLTVDGTAQPSTLPWSGEHAEARWAHLAGHAGYVFPGGTALSALREERTGSWHDINTGAATTAVTRRYVTLLADHGKDPSGAAYSYILMPGASATATAARGADDGWLITLANSAKQQGVRVPSLGFTGINFWAAGSLGGVTVDATVAVQIREAGDGTATVSVADPTRTTGALTLTWHRAVTSVVSKPSTVTEVSTGASLTVRFGGLGSTAGVTQTVKMRLG; this is encoded by the coding sequence ATGACGACCTCCTGGTCCCGCCGCGGTTTCCTCGCGGTCTCCGGTGGCGCGGCCCTCGCCACCGGGATCGCGTCCCCCGCCTCCGGCTCCGCGCTGAGCACCGCGGGTGGCACCGTCGTGGCGGGCGCGGCCGTGGCCGGGGACGAGTTCGACACCCTTCGGCTGCGGTGGCGCACTCTGCTGCTGGGTGAGGGGTTCAGCCCGACCGCGGAGCCGTATCGGGGCAAACTCCGCGCGATCGGGGAGACCGCGACGCGGTACAGGACCTCCATGTCCCCGACGAAGGGGTCCCTATGGTCCGACGCCGTCTACGGCGACCCCGACCCGGACACGGACACGGAGTCGTACGGCTACTCCGAGCAGTTGCAGAACTCGTACAAGCGACTCAAGGCGATGGCGGAGGCGTACTGCCAGCCCGGGACGGGGGTGACGGGCGACGCGGCTCTCAACTCCGCGCTGCTGACCGGCCTCGACCACCTGCACGACGAGGTGTACAACGCCACGCAGAAGTCCTACGGCAACTGGTACAACTGGCAGATCGGCGCCCCGCAGGCACTCCTCGACATCTGCGTGCTGATGTACGACCGGCTCACCGCCGACCGGATCTCCGCCTCGTGCGCGGCCGTTGACCACTTCGTGCCGGACTCCCTCGTCTCCGACTACACCGGTACGAGTACCGGCGCCAACCGCATCGACCTGTGCAGGGTCCTCGCGCTGCGCGGCATCGTCGGCGGGTCCGCCGCGAAACTGGCGCTCGCGAGCAAGGCCATCTCGCCGGTCTTCCCCTACGTCACGAGCGGCGACGGGCTCTACGCCGACGGCTCGCTCATCCAGCACACCTACGTGCCCTACACGGGGTCCTACGGCGCGGTACTCATCGACGGCCTCAGCAAGCTGTTCGCGCTGCTCGGCGGCTCGACATGGGCCATCACCGACCCGAATCGGCAGATCTTCCTCGACGCGGTCGAGAGCGCCTACGGGCCCTTCCTCCACAACGGCCTCGTCATGGACGACGTGTCAGGGCGGGCCGTCAGCCGCGGCCTCATGCTGCCGGTGTCCGACACCTCCCAGCAGGACGACCACTGGCGCGGTCACGCCATCATCGGCTCCGTCCTGCTGCTCGGCGAGGGCGCGAGCCCCGAGGAGAACGCCCGCTGGAAGGCGCTGGCCAAGGGGTGGTTCACCCGCGACCGCTACCGCGACGTCACGGGCGGCGACACCCTCCCGGTGGCGGCCCTGTCCCGGGTGACCGCGCTCCTGGGTGACAGTGCGGTGAAGCCCGCCGCCGAACCGCTCGGCCACCGGGTCTTTCCCGGCATGGACCGCGCGGTGCACCGCACCAAGGACTTCACGGCCTCCCTCTCCATGGCCTCCAAGCGCGTCACGTACTACGAGAACGGCAACGGCGAGAACCTGCGCGGCTGGCACAGCGGTTCGGGGATGCTCTACTGGTGGAACGACGACACCACCCTCGACGGGCAGTACAGCGACGGCTTCTGGCCGACGGTCGACCCCTACCGGCTGCCGGGCACCACCGCTTCGGCGAAGCCGCTGAGCGACGGTCAGGGAGGTACCTGGGGCGCGCCGAGACCGTCCACGGCGTGGGCGGGCGGCGCCTCGGACGGCACCTGCGCGACGCTCGGCCAGAATTTGGTGGGGCTCGGGTCCACGATGGTGGCCAAGAAGTCCTGGTTCTTCGCGGGTGACAGCGTGGTGTGTCTGGGCGCCGCCATCTCGGCCGACGACGGGGCCGGGGTGGTGACGGTCATCGACAACCGCGGTATCGGCGCGGAGGGGACGGCCGTACTGACGGTCGACGGGACGGCCCAGCCGAGCACTCTTCCCTGGTCGGGCGAGCACGCGGAGGCCCGCTGGGCGCACCTCGCCGGCCACGCCGGTTATGTGTTCCCCGGCGGTACCGCGCTCTCCGCGCTGCGCGAGGAGCGGACGGGAAGCTGGCACGACATCAACACGGGGGCGGCGACGACGGCGGTCACCCGCCGCTATGTCACCCTCCTCGCCGACCACGGCAAGGACCCGAGCGGTGCGGCCTACTCGTACATCCTGATGCCCGGCGCGAGCGCCACGGCGACCGCCGCCCGTGGAGCGGACGACGGTTGGCTGATCACGCTCGCCAACTCGGCGAAGCAGCAGGGGGTACGGGTTCCCTCGCTCGGTTTCACGGGGATCAACTTCTGGGCGGCGGGGTCGCTGGGCGGCGTCACCGTCGACGCGACCGTGGCCGTGCAGATCCGGGAGGCGGGGGACGGTACCGCGACGGTCAGTGTGGCCGATCCGACGCGTACGACCGGTGCGTTGACCCTCACGTGGCACCGCGCGGTCACGTCGGTGGTGTCGAAGCCTTCGACGGTCACGGAGGTCAGCACGGGTGCGTCCCTGACGGTGCGTTTCGGCGGGCTCGGCTCCACCGCCGGGGTGACGCAGACGGTGAAGATGCGGCTGGGCTGA
- a CDS encoding 2-aminoethylphosphonate ABC transporter substrate-binding protein yields the protein MQRHVIRTRPRPLPALAPRGRRGNTALACALILAGTLTACSGTSTASDAKVVTVYSADGLKGEKGDGWYDQVFKEFRKKTGIRVEYVEGGSGEVVQRAVRERSHTQADVLITLPPFIQQADAKGLLQKYRPAGSEHVASGDKAADGTWTSVVNNYFGFVYDKKELGKAPATWDELLGSRYRNKIQYSTPGVAGDGTAVVVKAMHDFGSKKAAMEYLRKLQTNNVGPAASTGKLAPKVDKGELLVANGDVQMNHAQAKTMPNLGIWFPAKAGKKPTTMALPYAAGLVKSAPHSASAKKLLDFMLAKQAQEQVSSVGGGYAAREDVKATDPDATALAKLLKGVDIFTPDWNAISTDLTSYIDDWKSATGS from the coding sequence ATGCAGCGCCACGTCATACGGACCCGCCCCCGCCCCCTGCCGGCGCTCGCCCCGCGCGGCCGCCGGGGGAACACCGCCCTCGCCTGCGCCCTGATCCTGGCGGGGACCCTGACCGCGTGCAGTGGTACGTCCACCGCGTCCGACGCCAAGGTCGTCACCGTGTACAGCGCGGACGGCCTCAAGGGCGAGAAGGGGGACGGCTGGTACGACCAGGTGTTCAAGGAATTCCGGAAGAAGACCGGCATCAGGGTCGAGTACGTCGAGGGCGGCTCGGGCGAGGTGGTGCAGCGGGCCGTGCGCGAGAGGAGCCACACCCAGGCCGACGTCCTCATCACCCTGCCCCCCTTCATCCAGCAGGCCGACGCCAAGGGGCTGCTCCAGAAGTACCGCCCCGCGGGCTCCGAGCACGTCGCGAGCGGGGACAAGGCGGCCGACGGAACCTGGACCTCGGTCGTCAACAACTACTTCGGCTTCGTCTACGACAAGAAGGAGCTGGGCAAGGCTCCCGCGACCTGGGACGAACTGCTCGGGTCCAGGTACCGGAACAAGATCCAGTACTCCACGCCGGGTGTCGCGGGCGACGGCACGGCCGTCGTGGTCAAGGCGATGCACGACTTCGGCTCCAAGAAGGCGGCCATGGAATATCTGCGCAAGCTCCAGACCAACAACGTCGGCCCCGCCGCCTCCACGGGGAAACTCGCCCCGAAGGTCGACAAGGGGGAACTACTGGTCGCCAACGGCGATGTGCAGATGAACCACGCCCAGGCCAAGACCATGCCGAACCTCGGGATCTGGTTCCCCGCCAAGGCCGGGAAGAAGCCCACCACCATGGCGCTGCCGTACGCGGCCGGCCTCGTGAAGTCGGCCCCGCACAGCGCGTCCGCCAAGAAACTGCTCGACTTCATGCTCGCCAAGCAGGCGCAGGAGCAGGTGAGTTCGGTCGGTGGCGGCTACGCGGCACGCGAGGACGTCAAGGCCACCGACCCGGACGCCACCGCCCTCGCGAAGCTGCTGAAGGGCGTCGACATCTTCACCCCCGACTGGAACGCCATCTCCACCGACCTGACCTCGTACATCGACGACTGGAAGTCCGCCACGGGGAGCTGA
- a CDS encoding ABC transporter ATP-binding protein: MSAGIRFDGVTVAYGGHVVLDALELTVEAGEFMALLGPSGSGKTTALRSVAGFAAPDRGRVLIGGEDVTDLPPHRRGIGMVVQSYALFPHMKVSANVAFGLKAQRVPSGEIPERVDDALAMTGMESYAHRYPRELSGGQQQRVAIARALAVRPRVLLLDEPLSALDARLRSGMLAELARLHRELPEVTVLYVTHDQVEALTLADRIAVLDRGRLRDCGTPRELYRRPRTKFTASFVGNANLLPVTVGADGVVFAGHRLDVPLPAGAGAVTGATATLCLRPHLLGLGEGRNALPGTVAEVQWRGATHRLLVDVAGHRIKADVRELRETPAPGDQVTLRFAPEDAVLLSAEMTDEADRARGVAPDRTEARGRAEVTRG; the protein is encoded by the coding sequence GTGAGCGCCGGCATACGGTTCGACGGCGTCACCGTCGCCTACGGCGGGCACGTCGTCCTCGACGCCCTGGAACTGACCGTCGAGGCAGGCGAGTTCATGGCGCTGCTCGGCCCCTCGGGATCGGGCAAGACGACCGCGCTGCGTTCCGTCGCGGGGTTCGCCGCGCCCGACCGTGGGCGGGTCCTCATCGGCGGCGAGGACGTGACGGACCTCCCTCCGCACCGCAGAGGCATCGGCATGGTGGTCCAGAGCTACGCGCTCTTCCCCCACATGAAGGTCTCCGCCAATGTCGCCTTCGGCCTGAAGGCCCAGCGGGTACCTTCCGGCGAGATCCCGGAGCGGGTCGATGACGCCCTCGCCATGACCGGCATGGAGAGCTACGCGCACCGCTACCCCCGTGAACTCTCCGGCGGGCAGCAGCAACGTGTCGCCATCGCGCGGGCCCTGGCCGTCCGGCCCCGCGTCCTGCTGCTCGACGAACCCCTGTCGGCCCTCGACGCGCGGCTGCGCTCCGGAATGCTGGCCGAACTGGCGCGACTGCACAGGGAGTTGCCCGAGGTCACCGTCCTCTACGTCACGCACGACCAAGTGGAGGCACTGACCCTCGCAGACCGCATCGCCGTACTCGACCGGGGGCGCCTGCGGGACTGCGGTACGCCGCGGGAGCTCTACCGCAGGCCGAGGACAAAGTTCACGGCCTCCTTCGTCGGCAACGCCAACCTGCTGCCCGTGACGGTCGGCGCTGACGGTGTCGTCTTCGCGGGCCACCGCCTCGATGTGCCCCTCCCCGCGGGTGCGGGAGCCGTCACGGGGGCCACCGCCACCCTCTGCCTGCGCCCGCACCTCTTGGGGCTCGGCGAAGGCCGGAACGCGCTGCCCGGCACCGTCGCCGAGGTGCAGTGGCGCGGCGCGACGCACCGGCTCCTCGTCGATGTGGCGGGGCACCGGATCAAGGCGGATGTCCGGGAACTCCGGGAAACCCCGGCCCCCGGGGATCAGGTGACGCTGCGGTTCGCCCCCGAGGACGCGGTGCTGCTGAGCGCGGAGATGACGGACGAGGCGGACCGGGCCCGAGGGGTGGCCCCCGACCGCACGGAGGCGCGCGGCCGGGCCGAGGTGACCCGTGGCTGA
- a CDS encoding 2-aminoethylphosphonate ABC transporter permease subunit: MRRGRAAVRGLWALPPAVALGLVFLYPLALVVKQSFTPDTGGVSLAPYRQVLATEVFREALVTTVWLAVGSTAGCLVLGFALALVIAFVPFPGARAVAKFIDVFLSFPSFLITLALLFVYGSVGMANGLWTDVTGATEGPFQFLTTPWGVLLAEITYFTPFVVRPLLAAFSQLDTAQLEVASSLGAGPGRIVRRIILPEALPALTAGGGLVLVLCLNEFGIVLFTGAKGVTTLPTLIYGKAIFESDYPSACVVAVVSVALSTGLHTLYRMAGRRAGA, encoded by the coding sequence GTGCGCCGCGGGCGCGCCGCGGTCAGGGGCCTGTGGGCGCTGCCCCCTGCCGTCGCACTCGGGCTGGTCTTCCTCTATCCGCTCGCCCTCGTCGTCAAGCAGTCGTTCACCCCCGACACCGGTGGCGTCTCCCTGGCCCCGTACCGCCAGGTGCTTGCCACAGAGGTTTTCAGGGAGGCGCTGGTCACCACGGTGTGGCTGGCCGTGGGATCGACGGCGGGCTGTCTGGTACTCGGCTTCGCCCTGGCCCTCGTCATCGCCTTCGTGCCGTTCCCCGGAGCGCGGGCCGTGGCGAAGTTCATCGACGTCTTCCTCTCCTTCCCCTCCTTCCTGATCACCCTCGCGCTGCTCTTCGTCTACGGATCCGTCGGCATGGCCAACGGCCTCTGGACGGACGTCACGGGCGCGACGGAGGGGCCCTTCCAGTTCCTGACGACACCTTGGGGCGTCCTCCTCGCGGAGATCACGTACTTCACCCCCTTCGTCGTACGCCCGCTGCTCGCCGCCTTCTCCCAGCTCGACACCGCCCAACTGGAGGTCGCCTCTTCCCTCGGGGCGGGGCCCGGCCGGATCGTGCGGCGGATCATCCTGCCCGAGGCGCTGCCCGCGCTCACCGCGGGCGGTGGTCTCGTACTGGTCCTGTGCCTCAACGAGTTCGGCATCGTCCTCTTCACCGGCGCGAAGGGGGTCACGACCTTGCCGACGCTCATCTACGGCAAGGCGATCTTCGAGTCCGACTACCCCTCGGCCTGTGTGGTCGCCGTCGTCAGCGTGGCGCTCTCCACCGGTCTCCATACCCTCTACCGAATGGCGGGCCGCCGTGCTGGTGCATAG
- a CDS encoding VOC family protein produces MSSLEQIKQVKQVQQVQQVQQVQITFDCAQPERVARFWCEALGYVAPAPPEGFATWDDFQHSQPPEQRDAWFACSDPSGVGPRLYFQRVPEGKVVKNRVHLDVRVGTGLVGEERLAALEAECTRLVALGAVRGRLLLADDDNESCLGMQDVEGNEFCLD; encoded by the coding sequence ATGTCATCGCTCGAACAGATCAAGCAGGTCAAGCAGGTCCAGCAGGTCCAGCAGGTCCAGCAGGTCCAGATCACCTTCGACTGCGCGCAGCCCGAGCGCGTCGCTCGTTTCTGGTGCGAGGCGCTGGGATATGTCGCACCGGCCCCACCGGAGGGGTTCGCGACGTGGGACGATTTCCAGCACTCGCAACCACCTGAGCAGCGCGACGCGTGGTTCGCCTGTAGTGATCCCTCGGGTGTGGGCCCTCGGCTGTACTTCCAGCGGGTCCCCGAAGGCAAGGTAGTCAAGAATCGCGTCCATCTCGACGTACGGGTCGGCACCGGGCTCGTGGGAGAGGAACGCCTGGCCGCCCTCGAAGCCGAATGCACACGGCTCGTCGCGCTCGGCGCGGTACGCGGGCGGCTGCTGCTCGCCGACGACGACAACGAGTCGTGCCTCGGGATGCAGGACGTCGAGGGCAACGAGTTCTGCCTCGACTGA